The DNA segment ATGGGCAAATAGTATACGTGTTTTAGCTGTCTTGCGCGCGGCATAAACCGGCTTAAACCGCGAGCGGGCCTGAGCTGCTGTGGTCTTGCTCATAGCGGTCCAAAGCCGCTGCCATGCGCTCGCGACCCAGCTGAATCAGCTCTGGTGCTTTGTGAAAATCATAGCTGCGGCATACGTTTTTGGGAACATTTACCAACAGGTCAGGCGGGTAGCCAGCAATTTTGTACTGTACCAACACGCTTTGCATGGTTTCAATGGCCAGGTTCATCACCTCGAACTTGCCAATACCCAGCTTTTCCCAATTAATGGTCTGACCTTCGTCCTGAGTTTTGCTGGTGCTTGTCGGCTCGGCTGATTTCAGGCTTTGTGCCGCTTCTTCTTCGGCCTGCTTACGCTGTTTTTTGGCGTTCTGCTTTTGCACTTCGCGGTTGATTTTATCTTCCGCGGGCTCACCGTCGACTTTACCGCCGGCCAACCCTTTCAGCGTATCCCAGTCAAACCAGCGCGAGGCTTTTTCACGCATTGCGCTCATCCACTCTTCACTGTCGTCATCATCGTCGAGGCTGGTAAAAGCCGCATCCGACAGGCGCTGGCTGCGCTCTTCTTCACCCGCCAGGTTCACCGCAACAATCAGGTCGGCATGGGCCGAAATGGTCGGAATGATCGGCAGCGGATTCAGGGT comes from the Marinobacter psychrophilus genome and includes:
- a CDS encoding patatin-like phospholipase family protein — encoded protein: MTSKNDDKTVADKSLTAGSVKTAASSSSVVVESGGLASAAASETGKDKKLAPRQKRATVALALGSGGARGYAHIGAIEVLNERGYEIIAISGCSMGALVGGMYAAGKLQQYKDWVTGLGQFDVLKLLDVTFSAVGAIRGEKIFSIVSDILGDTRIEDLPIAFTSVATDLLGHKEIWFQEGPLDQAIRASVAIPGVVTPLVLNGRVLVDGATLNPLPIIPTISAHADLIVAVNLAGEEERSQRLSDAAFTSLDDDDDSEEWMSAMREKASRWFDWDTLKGLAGGKVDGEPAEDKINREVQKQNAKKQRKQAEEEAAQSLKSAEPTSTSKTQDEGQTINWEKLGIGKFEVMNLAIETMQSVLVQYKIAGYPPDLLVNVPKNVCRSYDFHKAPELIQLGRERMAAALDRYEQDHSSSGPLAV